TGGGAGCAGCAAAGACTAGAACCTGTGTACTTTCGTCGTCATGACTGATTTTAATAAAATCGTAAACAGGATCTTCAAATGGTAGTCGAAGCGCTGTCTCAACTTCCAATTCCACCAGCTGACGAAGTTCGTGTGCTTTGATACTTGGAATTCTCATTTTACGGATAATGATTTGAGAAGTAGGGATAGATAGTGTTGCCGTTGCTCCTTTCAACTTCTCTTGTTTGACCCACGCTTTTAGTTGAAGGCTCAGCGACTCGGCATTAATAATTTGATCTTCTTCAATCATCCCTTCAGGTATTGGAAGATGACCATACTTTCCGATTTCCCACGATTTTTTCTTCTTTATGGTAACATAACGCACACCCGTTTGATCAATCGTGATCCCGATTCGTTTTGAGCCTAAATCGAACATAAGTACACCACACCTTGCTATCTAAATAGTGATAAATACGAATCTATCATGATCGAACCATAACCATAGGAAAGCAAGATGCCCGCAGCCAAATATGGGCCAAATGGTATCGGTTGTTTTTTTCTTCGTTATTTTTAGCAGTAATAATCCTCCGCCTACGACGGTTCCGATGAAGCATGCTATGACAAATGCTAGAACAATATGAGGCAAGCCTACAACAAAACCGCAGACAAACAGAAGCTTGGCATCTCCCATCCCCATACCACCTTTTGATATTAAAACAATAAGCACAACAATTACATAACCGGCAATAGCTCCAAGCAGGTAACTCCACCAAGCTTGTTCATGAATGATCATTCGAAAAACTAGAACAAAAGGTAAAAAAGCCAACAAAACTTTATCCGGAATTAACATGTAAAATAAATCAGATATCGTAATAATCACAAGCAAGCTTACTAACGCTAACCCAATAACGGTCTCCCAATGATTACCGAAATGTAGGTAAATCCAAAGAAAAAGTAAAGCTGAGGTTAGCTCTCCTAACGGATAAATCGGTGACACCTTTGTCTTACAATATCGACAGCGACCAAGCGAAAATAAATAACTAACGACTGGAAACAAATCCCTAGTCTTAAGTCTTGTACCACATTTCGGACACGCTGAAGGTGGATGTACGATCGATTTTTTCTCAGGCACTCTTAGTGCCACCACGTTGAAAAATGAGCCTAGAACAAGACCAAGCAGAAAAATATAAACAGAGATTAAGATCGTCATGTGTTTGGTCTCTTTCGTTGGATTTTAAAAAAGGAATCGGAATGAACCGATTCCTTTCTCCACCATAGTATTTTATCTGTTTACTGGTGTTACCGCCCCTGTACCTGCCGAGATTACATCAGCACTAAATGTCCAGGTTTGTCCAGAGCCCGCTCCACCTGTACCAGTTTGAATTACAACACTGGTTAATGTACCATTAGCATCAAAATTCACCTGTCCACCAGTAATTACATTATTAACACTAGGCATAGTAATATTATTTTGCAAATATCCTCCGGTCATGAGGCCTAAACCATCTTCTGCATCATCAGCAGACAAAGCTGCAGTATTAGTTCCTGGTGCGTATGCCACACCTGCTGTTCCATGAATTGGAACAGTCTCGAAAACAAAATCCGCATGATTTTCAGATGTTAAAAATAACCTTGCAGCTTCAGAAATTTGACGAGCAGTAGCTATATCTGCATTATTTCTAGATCTTTGAATAATTCCATTAATTAGAGGAACAGCAATTGCTGCAATAATTGCTAAAATTACAATAACAGCAAGTAACTCAATTAGTGTAAATCCTTTTTCATCTTTATTTATTTTTTTCAAAATCTGTTTCATATTGAATCCTCCTAGTTATTTCTAAATAATGTATTAGTAGTAACTACCCAAAATTTGCGTACATTTTAAACATAGGAACCATAATTGCAGCAACTATCGTACCTATAACAGTTGCTAAAAAAACAAGCAGTAATGGTTCTAATAATGATTTCAAGCGATCTACAGTATTTTCAACATCCATTTCATAAAAGTCTGCAACTTTTTCTAACATTTGGTCAAGTGATCCTGTTTCCTCTCCGATTGCAATCATTTGAGTAACTAGCGGCGGAAACACCCATGCTTGACGCAATGGCTCTGATAGTGGATTTCCTTGACGAAGAGAATCTGCAGAATTTTTTATAAAATCACCAATTACTTTATTTCCTACTATTTCTTCAACAATATTTAACGATTGTAATATAGGTACAGAACTAGAGTATAAAGAAGCAA
This genomic window from Paenibacillus hexagrammi contains:
- a CDS encoding prepilin-type N-terminal cleavage/methylation domain-containing protein, with the translated sequence MKQILKKINKDEKGFTLIELLAVIVILAIIAAIAVPLINGIIQRSRNNADIATARQISEAARLFLTSENHADFVFETVPIHGTAGVAYAPGTNTAALSADDAEDGLGLMTGGYLQNNITMPSVNNVITGGQVNFDANGTLTSVVIQTGTGGAGSGQTWTFSADVISAGTGAVTPVNR
- a CDS encoding prepilin peptidase, which codes for MTILISVYIFLLGLVLGSFFNVVALRVPEKKSIVHPPSACPKCGTRLKTRDLFPVVSYLFSLGRCRYCKTKVSPIYPLGELTSALLFLWIYLHFGNHWETVIGLALVSLLVIITISDLFYMLIPDKVLLAFLPFVLVFRMIIHEQAWWSYLLGAIAGYVIVVLIVLISKGGMGMGDAKLLFVCGFVVGLPHIVLAFVIACFIGTVVGGGLLLLKITKKKTTDTIWPIFGCGHLAFLWLWFDHDRFVFITI